In Neorhodopirellula lusitana, one genomic interval encodes:
- a CDS encoding ATP-binding protein, with product MKSPLKAFAKLYNRIPIRLRLSFGLVGLMTGSLLVASAAGFFPNEQEQILRGRARVCETLAISSTAMASSGQLEALKVTLESVVHRDPQIKSIGLVNTDGGMIVSAGQHEATWQIDPTKSQPNAGTQMEVPVFRYGDQWGELQVAFESTGGLFGLNYWAPAWLLIVLIPACFVQFAFFLGKTLRSLDPSGAVPTHVEKALDTFTVGLVLLNADQRILFANKRLTQLLDVSSKDLVGKYVADSQWIIPESGDQSPANYPWIDALETQESVLDRILQMDVNGRRLTFTVNCTPITGQGFLTTFDDITLIEENKVALAEARDAAQNANEAKSEFLANMSHEIRTPLNAVLGFTDVLRRGLVTDTEESVGHLNMIHRSGSHLLELINDILDLSKIEAGHMEVESIPTQVDSVMSDVAKTLQVRADEAGLDLHLRLESAIPREIPSDPTRLRQVITNLVGNAIKFTQEGSVSIIAAMRSNHADVEHNESGDSVSVSPYSLRIDIVDTGIGMSRDQQSRIFESFAQADSTTTRKFGGTGLGLSISRRLAEALGGSLTVESQPGFGSTFRVEIPINASDAEDLISPSEFEEANRRKFSGAASADLIRLPAKRVLVVDDGEANRKLIELVLSRAGAEVVTACNGQEAIDSVNDELPAMIFMDMQMPVLDGYAATEKLRSFGCKVPIAALTGNAMVGDREKCIDCGCDDFLPKPINLDQLMQLASKHLGPADAVDHSKRTLPPASTADAIEFAALKEQQPSTSDDLNLRADGAQTSRPIHPTLPMDDPDFREITSGFLDRLPARLDFIEAAIQKSDFEALEGDAHWLKGAGGTVGLDVFTEPSQKLESAAKQHEIQIAQDILLDLRDLASRVVIPPMPGESEGQDTGPNNEHAGNRGQVNDSPASSIDSNTTVDDSAHGLPTDGTESLSGQDSALGDNPSSAPDGSLSELTGMGADGGPVHCSLPIDDPDFRDIVIGFIERLDQRIAKMEDEISTLRFDDLALSAHWLKGAGGTVGYGALTVPAQNLLIAAKANDIPTAREHFQAIVVTRSRMIVPNPTTI from the coding sequence ATGAAGTCCCCGCTAAAAGCCTTCGCCAAACTCTACAACCGCATCCCCATCCGGCTCCGACTCTCGTTCGGCCTGGTCGGATTGATGACCGGTAGTCTGTTGGTGGCCAGTGCCGCCGGCTTCTTCCCCAACGAACAAGAACAAATCCTTCGTGGGCGAGCCCGGGTGTGTGAAACGCTTGCGATCAGCAGCACCGCCATGGCCTCGTCAGGACAACTCGAAGCCCTGAAGGTCACGCTCGAATCGGTTGTTCACCGAGACCCCCAAATTAAATCGATCGGGTTGGTCAACACCGATGGAGGCATGATCGTTTCCGCCGGCCAGCACGAAGCTACGTGGCAAATCGATCCAACCAAGTCACAACCCAACGCCGGCACCCAAATGGAGGTCCCCGTGTTTCGTTACGGCGACCAATGGGGTGAACTGCAAGTCGCTTTCGAATCCACCGGCGGTCTTTTCGGCCTGAACTACTGGGCTCCGGCTTGGCTGCTGATCGTCCTGATTCCCGCCTGCTTCGTTCAATTCGCGTTCTTTCTGGGCAAAACACTTCGCAGCCTCGATCCATCCGGTGCCGTCCCCACCCACGTCGAAAAAGCACTCGACACGTTCACCGTTGGACTCGTCCTGCTGAACGCCGATCAACGGATCCTCTTCGCCAACAAACGCCTCACCCAGCTACTGGATGTTTCGTCCAAGGACCTGGTCGGCAAGTACGTCGCCGATTCCCAGTGGATCATTCCCGAATCCGGCGACCAATCGCCCGCCAACTACCCCTGGATCGACGCACTCGAAACCCAAGAATCCGTCCTGGATCGCATCCTGCAAATGGATGTCAACGGTCGCCGCTTGACCTTCACGGTGAACTGCACACCGATCACCGGGCAAGGATTCTTGACGACGTTCGATGACATCACCTTGATCGAAGAAAACAAAGTGGCCCTGGCCGAGGCTCGCGACGCGGCTCAAAACGCCAACGAAGCCAAAAGCGAATTCCTGGCCAACATGAGCCACGAAATCCGGACGCCGCTCAACGCCGTGCTCGGCTTCACCGACGTGCTGCGACGCGGACTGGTCACCGACACGGAAGAATCCGTCGGCCACCTGAACATGATCCATCGCAGCGGGTCGCACCTGCTGGAATTGATCAACGACATTTTGGACCTCTCCAAAATCGAAGCCGGTCACATGGAAGTCGAATCGATTCCCACCCAAGTCGACTCCGTCATGTCCGATGTCGCCAAAACACTCCAGGTCCGTGCCGATGAAGCCGGCTTGGACCTGCACCTGCGATTGGAATCCGCCATCCCTCGCGAGATCCCATCCGACCCAACCCGTTTGCGTCAGGTGATCACCAACCTGGTCGGCAACGCCATCAAGTTCACCCAAGAAGGCAGCGTGTCGATCATCGCCGCGATGCGTTCGAACCACGCCGATGTGGAACACAATGAATCTGGTGATTCCGTGTCAGTGTCGCCGTACTCACTACGAATCGACATCGTTGATACCGGCATCGGCATGTCCCGAGACCAACAATCTCGGATCTTTGAATCATTCGCCCAAGCCGACAGCACCACCACCCGAAAGTTTGGCGGTACCGGACTGGGGTTATCGATCAGTCGCCGACTCGCCGAAGCACTCGGCGGCAGCCTAACGGTGGAAAGCCAGCCCGGTTTCGGTAGCACGTTCCGAGTCGAAATCCCGATCAACGCATCCGATGCCGAAGACTTGATTTCACCAAGTGAATTCGAAGAAGCAAATCGTCGTAAGTTCAGCGGTGCCGCCAGTGCGGACCTGATCCGCCTGCCCGCCAAACGTGTCCTGGTCGTCGACGACGGCGAAGCCAACCGTAAGCTGATCGAACTGGTCCTCTCTCGCGCCGGTGCCGAGGTCGTCACCGCCTGCAACGGCCAAGAAGCCATCGACAGCGTCAATGATGAACTGCCCGCGATGATCTTCATGGACATGCAAATGCCTGTCCTCGATGGTTACGCCGCGACCGAAAAACTCCGCTCGTTCGGCTGCAAGGTGCCCATCGCGGCACTGACCGGGAACGCCATGGTCGGCGACCGCGAAAAGTGCATCGATTGCGGATGCGACGACTTCCTTCCTAAACCGATCAACCTCGATCAACTGATGCAGTTGGCCTCGAAGCACCTCGGGCCCGCTGACGCGGTGGATCACTCCAAACGCACCCTACCACCGGCATCGACTGCTGACGCGATTGAGTTCGCCGCATTGAAAGAGCAACAACCCAGCACTTCGGATGATCTGAACTTGCGAGCCGACGGAGCCCAAACTTCCCGTCCGATTCATCCAACCCTGCCGATGGACGATCCGGATTTCCGCGAAATCACCAGCGGATTCCTCGATCGACTGCCTGCCCGTTTGGACTTCATCGAAGCCGCTATCCAAAAGAGCGATTTCGAAGCTCTGGAAGGTGACGCGCACTGGCTCAAGGGAGCCGGCGGTACCGTCGGGCTGGATGTGTTCACGGAACCGTCCCAGAAACTGGAATCCGCGGCCAAGCAACACGAAATCCAAATCGCACAAGACATTCTGCTCGACCTGCGAGACCTCGCCAGTCGCGTGGTTATCCCACCAATGCCCGGCGAATCCGAAGGCCAAGACACCGGCCCAAACAACGAACACGCCGGAAACCGAGGCCAAGTCAACGACTCCCCAGCCTCCTCGATCGATTCCAACACGACCGTCGATGACTCAGCCCACGGTTTGCCGACAGATGGAACCGAATCGCTATCAGGCCAAGACTCTGCCCTCGGCGACAATCCGAGTTCCGCCCCGGACGGTAGCCTTAGCGAGCTAACCGGGATGGGTGCAGACGGTGGCCCCGTCCACTGTTCGTTACCAATCGATGACCCGGATTTC
- a CDS encoding cadherin domain-containing protein, whose amino-acid sequence MRKDWYQRLRMVADELMTNIRQEAARDHNLVKHRASTTGLQLTGLEPRLLFSATPVDPALAESAGNADTSTVMVVDQDATSSSASDNQDAFESEQGESAFGELVVVDSSISNLEAVLDDLSQNRPDAEVLVLDSGRDGVDQISELLDQRSGITSIHIVSHAEDGEIRLGQTKLGIDNLDAYAGQIANWQSAFTTDADILFYGCELGSDPGGIEFLESIATLTDADVAASDDDTGHSKWGGDWDLEYELGEIETEVAFSSEFQDSWQGKLASVTITVTSTEDNINSSDGLTTLREAIIQANENTAMGTGDEITIELAAETYTITLSGAGEDTGYAGDFDIHGDVKFVGVGSSAAIIDADGKDRVFEVHSGTVEFTNMTFTNGSTSANGGGILVAVSSNVTISQSTITNNDGLHGAGIFNDGTLTLTDVTISNNSLLQTGEGGGLYHNGTTTLNRVTIFGNKAEDGAGIFGDTSATGLLSLLNTTISGNTADDEGGGLCLGSDAMISYSTITLNEGKKGGGLHVNGGGGTVVNLQASIIAENIDNNGAAKHDIEGDIVSLGENLIGDTEGGDGFHASDILDQESGLLGLADNGGFVMTHALPTSSPAIDAVTPGSTTTDARGIARNGANYDMGAYQSTTITNGDETLVNQTTNSTQETSGEDRGSQSAVSVAGDGSYVVVWTADNQFNDGNDKDIYARRFAANGVALTDEILVNTTVDNDQEWARVASASDGSFVVTWTSEDDVYYRRFDADGTALMATDQIATVTTENDQKNSDISMNAVTGEFVIIWQGNGEEPGQSDSSGILGQRFHADGTTNGGEFLINTDTASTKYDASVSMNPEGEFVVAWDDSSGVHVQRFDSSGAKVGGEIDVDGSNSAGNADIAMHSDGSFVTTWRDTGEEDIFFRRYDDSGSALDSAQQINAEVLFLNSFDSSISMDSDGNFIIVWELNGFGAESIYYRKYDNTGSAIASSSLVNQTNGGARSGASVSVIDMDNFVVVWSGEGDQSGQVDSSGVFVRQYGTLTVDSAPSLTTTVSNPTFAENSGAVSLFGGTVADTNDSGQTFTELQWTVTNVSEGSNEIVTADGSSFALVDGTTGTTTTNSMTYLVSVTGTTATVTLSNGSLTATEMESLVDSITYQNTSEAPTDANRAFKIISVKDSGANGSGGSNTMAPNITSTVNVNPVNDAPTLSGGPTTLATTNDDTPATGQQVSTILGNLTAADAEGETLGIVVVATTGDGDWQFSTNSTNGIDGTWTSVGSITTDASPLLSNTTWVRYDPNSNGAESPTLTLAAWDGSTGTASTSGSVSTADLTGGKGGSTAFSASNAVLGLTVDQANAHTPEITTGQTFNVNENSIDGVVVGDVQATDADTSYTLSDWTIVSGNDGGHFEIDANGQITTTGSPLLDRESTASYTLGITVSDGTNVSTAGTVTINVTDTNDNKPVITPGQTLNIDENVAEGTATDEAIATTDVDQSTTLSGWTIVGGTGAGLFDINATTGVVTTGTGTTLDRENAASYTLQVTVSDGVQTSDIQTITIAVGDLNDNKPVITPGQTLNIDENVAEGTATDEAIATTDADQSTTLSSWTIVGGTGAGLFDINATTGVVTTGTGTSLDRENAASYTLQATVSDGVQTSDIQTITIAVGDINDNKPVITPGQTLNIDENVAEGTATDETIATTDVDESTTLSSWTIVGGTGAGLFDINATTGVVTTGTGTSLDRENAASYTLQVTVSDGVQTSDIQTITIAVGDINDNAPVITGSQTLNITENSAAGSSVGTILANDADTTGTIQSWTIVGGSGSSLFDVNASTGAVTVATGATLDHEDTSSYTLTVTAGDGVNTSSTQTVTINIDDANDNKPVITPGQTLNIDENVAEGTATDETIATTDVDQSTTLSSWTIVGGTGAGLFDINATTGVVTTGTGTTLDRENAASYTLQVTVSDGVQTSDIQTITIAVGDINDNAPVITGSQTLNITENSAAGSSVGTILANDADTTGSIQSWTIVGGTGSSLFDINASTGAVTVATGATLDHEDTSSYTLTVTAGDGVNTSSTQTVTINIDDANDAATGVPVIQGALDVASTLTADTSGVVDQDGIASISYQWLRDGVDIAGATNSTYELVLSDEGSQFQVRIQVTDNDSEVQTLDSATTATVVNSNTAPILDNHQYSMTAGTNVSGSVAGFVALINDPDGGPYTAALVSAPLVGTLDLQADGSYTYTAQAGFVGQVSFQWKASDGIEISDTATVTINVIPPVITLPTGGDDSGLSTTSSAEEGDSRSETETVSEDDSSKDETKDETEGDAESSTSEATTDAGIGIAPPNTNRATTTETTTNSTATNLDSTGSSQAGSGVVLVDIAGVSASSSATSDSGSNVETRNGARSSGVGFNSEWTRMTDAERSLMIADYALMSRPGQMWDSLDEYNKNVEMQIQGDLILVGSAGAAASSFTVGVLAWAMRSGFLLSGLIAHMPAWSGVDPLMILQGGNAAAGGNQETLEELMDRQSKAIDSEGIAQ is encoded by the coding sequence ATGCGTAAAGATTGGTATCAGCGATTGCGAATGGTTGCCGACGAACTCATGACGAACATTCGTCAGGAGGCCGCTCGCGATCACAACCTGGTGAAACACAGAGCCTCCACCACCGGACTTCAATTGACCGGGTTGGAACCGCGGCTCTTGTTCAGCGCCACGCCGGTGGATCCCGCTCTGGCTGAATCCGCCGGCAACGCTGACACGTCGACGGTGATGGTCGTCGACCAAGACGCCACTTCGAGTAGTGCCAGCGACAACCAAGACGCATTTGAGTCCGAACAAGGTGAATCTGCGTTCGGTGAACTGGTCGTGGTCGATTCATCCATCTCCAACCTCGAAGCCGTCCTGGACGATCTCAGCCAAAATCGGCCCGATGCCGAAGTGCTTGTGCTGGATTCCGGCCGTGATGGCGTGGACCAGATCAGCGAGCTTCTGGACCAGCGATCCGGAATCACGTCGATTCATATCGTTTCGCACGCTGAAGACGGTGAAATCCGCCTTGGACAGACCAAGCTCGGGATCGACAACCTCGATGCCTACGCCGGACAGATCGCCAACTGGCAATCGGCATTCACCACCGATGCCGACATCCTGTTCTATGGCTGCGAACTGGGCAGCGATCCAGGCGGCATCGAATTCCTGGAATCGATCGCCACACTGACCGACGCCGATGTGGCCGCCAGCGATGACGACACCGGCCACTCCAAATGGGGCGGCGATTGGGACCTGGAATATGAACTGGGCGAAATCGAAACCGAAGTCGCGTTTTCCAGCGAATTCCAAGACAGCTGGCAAGGCAAGCTGGCTAGCGTCACCATCACCGTCACCTCCACCGAGGACAACATCAACTCATCGGATGGCCTGACCACCCTCCGCGAAGCGATCATCCAGGCCAATGAAAACACAGCAATGGGCACAGGAGATGAAATCACCATCGAACTGGCCGCCGAAACTTACACGATCACACTGAGTGGCGCGGGCGAAGACACCGGTTATGCCGGCGACTTCGATATTCACGGCGATGTTAAGTTTGTAGGGGTGGGAAGTTCCGCGGCGATCATTGATGCCGACGGCAAGGACCGCGTTTTTGAAGTTCACAGCGGGACGGTCGAGTTCACCAACATGACCTTCACCAATGGCTCGACCAGCGCGAACGGCGGCGGCATCTTGGTGGCGGTTTCGTCCAACGTGACGATCTCGCAATCCACCATTACCAACAATGATGGTCTTCACGGTGCGGGTATCTTCAACGACGGCACGTTGACGTTAACGGATGTGACGATTTCGAATAACAGCCTTTTGCAGACCGGTGAGGGCGGCGGGCTTTATCACAATGGCACCACGACTCTCAACCGTGTCACGATTTTTGGAAACAAAGCGGAGGATGGGGCAGGCATCTTCGGTGACACCTCCGCCACCGGTCTGCTCTCACTGCTCAACACAACCATCTCAGGCAACACCGCCGACGACGAGGGCGGCGGGCTCTGCCTGGGATCGGACGCGATGATTAGCTATTCAACCATCACGTTGAACGAAGGCAAAAAGGGCGGCGGACTGCATGTCAATGGAGGTGGGGGCACCGTAGTCAATCTTCAAGCCTCCATCATCGCCGAGAACATCGACAACAATGGAGCCGCCAAACACGACATTGAAGGTGACATTGTCAGCCTCGGTGAAAACCTGATTGGTGATACCGAAGGTGGCGATGGATTTCATGCCAGCGATATCCTCGATCAAGAGTCTGGGCTACTCGGGTTGGCGGACAATGGCGGATTCGTGATGACGCATGCGTTGCCGACCTCCAGCCCGGCCATCGATGCTGTGACGCCTGGTTCAACGACCACTGACGCCCGAGGAATCGCTCGCAACGGTGCCAACTACGACATGGGCGCCTACCAATCAACCACGATTACCAACGGCGACGAAACCCTCGTCAACCAAACGACCAATAGCACTCAAGAAACCTCCGGCGAAGATCGAGGCAGCCAAAGTGCCGTCTCGGTTGCCGGCGACGGCAGCTACGTGGTGGTTTGGACCGCCGACAATCAGTTCAACGACGGCAACGACAAAGACATCTACGCGAGACGTTTCGCGGCCAATGGAGTCGCCCTCACCGACGAAATACTCGTCAACACCACGGTAGACAACGACCAGGAATGGGCTCGCGTGGCCTCCGCCTCCGATGGCTCATTCGTCGTCACATGGACCTCCGAAGACGACGTCTACTATCGCCGATTCGACGCAGACGGAACAGCGTTAATGGCGACCGATCAAATCGCCACGGTAACGACCGAAAACGATCAAAAAAACTCTGACATCTCGATGAACGCGGTCACCGGCGAGTTCGTGATCATTTGGCAAGGCAATGGCGAAGAACCCGGCCAAAGCGACAGCAGCGGCATCCTTGGCCAACGCTTCCATGCCGACGGCACGACCAATGGCGGCGAGTTTTTAATCAACACCGACACCGCATCAACGAAATACGACGCGTCCGTCTCAATGAACCCCGAAGGCGAGTTTGTAGTTGCTTGGGATGATAGCAGTGGTGTGCATGTGCAGCGTTTCGACAGCTCCGGCGCGAAAGTCGGCGGCGAAATTGACGTTGATGGATCCAACAGCGCGGGGAATGCTGACATCGCCATGCACAGCGATGGCTCCTTCGTCACGACATGGCGAGACACAGGCGAAGAGGACATTTTCTTCCGTCGATACGACGACTCGGGATCCGCACTCGACAGTGCTCAACAGATCAACGCGGAAGTCCTATTTCTAAACAGCTTCGACTCCTCGATCAGCATGGACTCGGACGGTAATTTTATCATCGTCTGGGAACTGAATGGTTTCGGTGCCGAGTCAATCTACTATCGGAAGTACGACAACACGGGTAGCGCTATCGCCAGCAGTTCGCTCGTCAACCAAACGAACGGCGGTGCGCGCTCAGGTGCTTCTGTTTCGGTTATCGACATGGACAACTTCGTCGTTGTTTGGAGTGGCGAAGGCGATCAATCTGGCCAGGTAGACAGCAGTGGTGTCTTCGTCCGACAGTACGGAACGCTCACCGTCGATAGCGCACCGTCGCTGACCACGACCGTTAGCAACCCCACCTTCGCCGAAAACAGCGGCGCCGTTTCTCTGTTCGGCGGCACCGTGGCCGATACGAACGACTCGGGTCAGACATTCACCGAACTGCAGTGGACGGTGACCAATGTCAGTGAAGGCAGCAACGAAATTGTCACCGCCGACGGTTCGTCGTTCGCACTGGTCGATGGCACCACCGGGACCACCACCACAAACTCAATGACCTATCTGGTCAGTGTGACCGGCACGACAGCCACCGTCACGCTTTCCAACGGTAGCCTTACCGCAACGGAAATGGAGTCGCTGGTTGATTCGATCACCTACCAAAACACCAGCGAAGCACCGACGGATGCGAATCGCGCCTTCAAAATAATCAGCGTGAAGGATTCTGGTGCGAACGGGTCGGGTGGAAGCAACACGATGGCGCCCAACATCACCAGCACCGTCAACGTCAACCCCGTCAACGATGCCCCGACCCTATCGGGCGGTCCAACAACGCTTGCCACCACCAACGACGACACCCCCGCGACTGGCCAACAAGTCTCCACGATCCTCGGCAACCTGACCGCCGCCGATGCGGAAGGCGAAACCCTCGGCATCGTGGTGGTCGCCACGACCGGCGACGGAGACTGGCAATTCTCGACCAATTCCACCAATGGAATCGACGGCACCTGGACTTCCGTCGGCTCGATCACCACCGACGCCTCGCCGCTCCTTTCCAACACCACCTGGGTCCGATACGACCCCAATTCCAATGGCGCCGAATCGCCCACGCTAACGCTCGCCGCCTGGGATGGCTCGACCGGAACCGCTTCCACCAGTGGTTCCGTCTCGACCGCCGATCTAACCGGAGGGAAAGGCGGTTCGACTGCGTTCTCAGCGAGTAACGCCGTCCTTGGACTGACCGTCGACCAAGCCAACGCGCATACCCCCGAAATCACCACCGGTCAAACATTCAACGTCAACGAGAACTCCATCGACGGAGTCGTCGTTGGCGACGTCCAAGCTACCGACGCCGATACCAGCTACACCCTCTCGGACTGGACAATCGTCAGTGGCAACGATGGTGGACACTTCGAAATCGATGCCAACGGCCAAATCACCACCACCGGGTCCCCGCTGCTTGATCGTGAATCCACGGCTTCCTATACCCTCGGGATCACCGTCAGCGACGGCACCAACGTTTCCACCGCTGGCACAGTGACAATCAATGTCACGGACACCAACGACAACAAACCGGTCATCACACCCGGCCAAACCCTCAACATCGACGAAAACGTCGCCGAGGGAACCGCCACCGACGAAGCCATCGCCACCACCGATGTCGACCAAAGCACCACCCTCAGTGGCTGGACCATCGTCGGCGGTACCGGAGCAGGCCTCTTCGACATCAACGCCACCACCGGAGTCGTCACCACCGGAACTGGCACCACGCTCGATCGCGAAAACGCTGCTTCGTACACCCTGCAGGTCACCGTTAGCGACGGAGTCCAAACCTCGGATATCCAAACCATCACCATCGCCGTCGGCGACCTCAACGACAACAAACCGGTCATCACACCCGGCCAAACCCTCAACATCGACGAAAACGTCGCCGAGGGAACCGCCACCGACGAAGCCATCGCCACCACCGACGCGGACCAAAGCACCACCCTCAGCAGCTGGACCATCGTCGGCGGGACTGGCGCAGGCCTCTTTGACATCAACGCCACCACCGGAGTCGTCACCACCGGGACCGGCACCTCACTCGATCGCGAAAACGCTGCTTCCTACACCTTGCAAGCCACCGTTAGCGACGGAGTCCAAACCTCCGACATCCAAACCATCACCATCGCGGTCGGTGATATCAACGATAACAAACCGGTCATCACACCCGGCCAAACCCTCAACATCGATGAAAACGTCGCTGAAGGAACCGCCACCGACGAAACCATCGCCACCACTGACGTCGACGAAAGCACCACCCTCAGCAGCTGGACCATCGTCGGCGGAACCGGCGCAGGCCTCTTCGACATCAACGCCACCACCGGAGTTGTCACCACCGGAACTGGCACCTCGCTCGATCGCGAAAACGCTGCTTCCTACACCCTGCAAGTCACGGTTAGCGACGGAGTCCAAACCTCCGACATCCAAACCATCACCATCGCAGTCGGCGATATCAACGACAACGCTCCCGTGATCACCGGTAGCCAAACGCTCAACATTACCGAAAACTCTGCCGCTGGCTCATCCGTCGGCACGATTTTGGCCAACGACGCTGACACCACCGGCACCATTCAAAGCTGGACCATCGTCGGTGGTAGCGGCTCATCGCTCTTCGACGTCAACGCCTCCACTGGCGCTGTCACGGTCGCCACCGGCGCAACACTTGATCACGAAGACACCAGCTCATACACCCTGACCGTGACCGCGGGCGACGGAGTGAACACCTCGTCCACCCAAACCGTCACCATCAACATCGACGACGCCAACGACAACAAACCCGTCATCACACCCGGTCAAACCCTCAACATCGATGAAAACGTTGCTGAGGGAACCGCCACCGACGAAACCATCGCCACCACCGACGTCGACCAAAGCACCACCCTCAGCAGCTGGACCATCGTCGGCGGTACCGGCGCAGGCCTCTTCGACATCAATGCCACCACCGGAGTCGTCACCACCGGAACCGGCACCACGCTCGATCGCGAAAACGCTGCCTCGTACACCCTGCAGGTCACGGTTAGCGACGGAGTCCAAACCTCCGACATCCAAACCATCACCATCGCCGTCGGCGATATCAACGATAACGCTCCCGTGATCACCGGCAGCCAAACGCTCAACATTACCGAAAACTCCGCCGCTGGCTCATCCGTCGGCACGATTTTGGCCAACGACGCTGACACCACCGGCTCCATTCAAAGCTGGACCATCGTCGGCGGTACCGGCTCATCTCTCTTCGACATCAACGCCTCCACCGGCGCTGTCACGGTCGCCACCGGCGCAACACTTGATCACGAAGACACCAGCTCATATACCCTGACGGTGACCGCGGGCGACGGGGTGAACACTTCGTCCACCCAAACCGTCACCATCAACATCGACGACGCCAACGACGCCGCCACGGGTGTCCCCGTCATCCAAGGTGCGCTGGACGTTGCCTCGACCCTCACCGCCGACACCAGCGGCGTTGTCGACCAAGACGGCATTGCCTCGATTAGCTACCAGTGGCTACGCGACGGAGTGGATATCGCCGGGGCCACCAATTCCACCTACGAACTTGTCCTGAGCGACGAGGGCAGCCAGTTTCAGGTGCGAATCCAAGTTACCGATAACGATTCCGAAGTCCAAACGCTGGACAGTGCCACTACTGCAACGGTTGTGAACTCGAATACCGCACCGATCCTGGACAACCACCAGTACAGCATGACAGCGGGCACCAACGTCAGCGGTTCCGTGGCGGGGTTCGTCGCCTTGATCAATGATCCCGACGGTGGTCCCTACACCGCCGCACTGGTCAGTGCGCCGCTTGTTGGAACGCTCGATCTGCAAGCCGACGGAAGTTACACCTACACTGCCCAGGCCGGCTTCGTTGGCCAGGTCTCTTTCCAGTGGAAAGCAAGCGACGGGATCGAAATCAGCGATACCGCGACCGTCACCATCAATGTCATTCCACCCGTCATCACTCTTCCCACCGGCGGTGACGATTCGGGCCTAAGCACCACTTCCTCAGCAGAGGAAGGCGACTCTCGCAGTGAGACCGAGACGGTATCCGAAGACGATTCCAGCAAAGACGAGACCAAAGACGAAACGGAGGGTGACGCCGAAAGCTCCACCAGCGAAGCGACCACCGATGCTGGGATCGGGATCGCGCCGCCCAACACGAATCGCGCCACCACGACCGAAACCACCACGAATTCCACCGCAACCAATCTCGACTCCACGGGATCGTCCCAAGCCGGTTCAGGCGTCGTCCTGGTCGACATCGCGGGTGTCAGTGCAAGCAGTTCCGCGACATCCGATTCGGGATCCAACGTGGAAACACGCAACGGAGCCCGATCCAGCGGTGTCGGCTTCAACAGTGAGTGGACACGCATGACCGATGCCGAGCGATCGCTGATGATCGCCGACTACGCCCTGATGTCGCGCCCCGGCCAAATGTGGGACTCACTGGACGAATACAACAAGAACGTCGAGATGCAAATCCAAGGCGACCTGATTCTGGTGGGCTCGGCCGGTGCCGCAGCTTCCAGTTTCACCGTCGGTGTCCTGGCCTGGGCCATGCGAAGCGGCTTCCTGCTGTCCGGCCTAATTGCACACATGCCAGCATGGAGCGGCGTTGACCCACTGATGATTCTGCAAGGCGGGAACGCTGCAGCCGGTGGAAACCAAGAAACACTGGAAGAACTCATGGACCGTCAATCCAAAGCGATTGATTCCGAAGGAATTGCCCAATGA